A genomic region of Mycobacterium senriense contains the following coding sequences:
- the serC gene encoding phosphoserine transaminase codes for MADQLEIPADIKPRDGRFGCGPSKVRPEQLQALTTTAAPLFGTSHRQAPVKNLVGRLRSGLADLFSLPEGYEVILGNGGATAFWDAAAFGLIDKRSLHLSFGEFSSKFASAVAKNPFVGDPVVIKADAGSAPEPQSDPSVDVIAWAHNETSTGVAVPIARPAESGDALIVIDATSGAGGLPVDIAETDAYYFSPQKNFASDGGLWLAVMSPAALARVESVAASGRWVPDFLSLPIAVENSLKDQTYNTPAVGTLALMAEQVDWILGNGGLDWAVKRTADSSGRLYSWAEERAYTTPFVTDPKLRSQVVGTIDFADEVDAGAVAKILRANGVVDTEPYRKLGRNQLRVGMFPAVDPDDVSALTQCIDWVVERL; via the coding sequence ATGGCTGACCAGCTCGAGATCCCCGCTGACATCAAACCCCGCGACGGCCGCTTCGGGTGTGGCCCGTCGAAGGTCCGGCCCGAACAATTGCAGGCGCTGACCACGACCGCAGCCCCGCTGTTCGGCACCTCGCACCGGCAGGCGCCGGTGAAGAACCTGGTGGGCCGGCTGCGGTCCGGGCTCGCCGATCTGTTTTCGCTGCCGGAGGGCTACGAGGTCATTCTGGGCAACGGCGGCGCGACCGCGTTCTGGGATGCCGCGGCCTTCGGCCTGATCGACAAGCGGTCGTTGCACCTGTCCTTCGGCGAGTTCAGCTCGAAGTTCGCCTCCGCGGTCGCCAAGAACCCCTTCGTCGGCGATCCCGTCGTCATCAAGGCGGACGCCGGCAGCGCACCCGAGCCGCAGAGCGACCCCTCGGTCGACGTCATCGCCTGGGCGCACAACGAGACGTCCACCGGCGTCGCCGTGCCCATCGCCCGGCCCGCGGAGTCCGGCGACGCGCTGATCGTCATCGACGCGACCTCGGGCGCGGGCGGCCTGCCGGTCGACATCGCCGAGACCGACGCCTACTACTTCTCTCCGCAGAAGAACTTTGCCAGTGACGGCGGCCTGTGGCTGGCCGTCATGAGCCCGGCGGCGCTGGCCCGCGTCGAGTCCGTCGCCGCCTCCGGCCGCTGGGTGCCCGACTTCCTGTCGCTGCCCATCGCCGTGGAGAACAGCCTGAAGGACCAGACCTACAACACCCCCGCGGTCGGCACCCTGGCGCTGATGGCCGAGCAGGTCGACTGGATCCTGGGCAACGGCGGGCTGGACTGGGCCGTCAAGCGCACGGCGGACTCGTCGGGCCGGCTGTACTCCTGGGCCGAGGAGCGGGCCTACACCACGCCGTTCGTCACCGACCCGAAGTTGCGTTCGCAGGTGGTGGGCACCATCGACTTCGCCGACGAGGTCGACGCCGGGGCCGTGGCGAAGATCTTGCGGGCGAACGGCGTCGTCGACACCGAGCCGTACCGCAAACTCGGCCGCAACCAGTTGCGGGTGGGGATGTTCCCGGCGGTGGACCCCGACGACGTCAGCGCACTCACCCAATGCATCGATTGGGTCGTCGAGCGGCTGTAA
- a CDS encoding AurF N-oxygenase family protein, with protein sequence MARTRLVRRWRSNMEVRDDAEYVNMLATLSEGSVRRNFNPYTDIDWDSPEFAVTENDPRWILPATDPLGRHPWYQAQSDERKIKIGMWRQANVAKVGLHFESILIRGLMNYTFWVPNGSPEYRYCLHESVEECNHTMMFQEMVNRIGADVPGMPRMLKWLSPLVPLVAGPLPVAFFIGVLAGEEPIDHTQKNVLREGKSLHPIMERVMAIHVAEEARHISFAHEFLRKRVPELTKRQRFWTALYLPLTMKALCRAIVVPPKAFWREFDIPRDVKKELFFRSPESRKWLSDMFGDVRMLAYDTGLMETRSARLMWRLCKINGKPSRYRSEPQRQHLAAVPAA encoded by the coding sequence ATGGCTAGGACGCGATTAGTCCGGCGTTGGCGAAGCAACATGGAAGTGCGCGACGACGCCGAATACGTGAACATGCTTGCCACACTGTCCGAGGGGTCGGTGCGGCGCAACTTCAATCCGTACACCGATATCGATTGGGATTCACCAGAATTCGCTGTCACGGAAAACGATCCGCGGTGGATTCTGCCCGCGACCGACCCGCTGGGGCGGCATCCCTGGTATCAGGCGCAGTCGGACGAGCGCAAGATCAAGATCGGGATGTGGCGACAGGCCAACGTGGCCAAGGTGGGTCTGCACTTCGAATCCATCCTGATCCGAGGCCTGATGAACTACACGTTCTGGGTGCCCAACGGATCGCCGGAGTACCGGTACTGCCTGCACGAGTCCGTCGAAGAGTGCAACCACACCATGATGTTCCAGGAGATGGTCAACCGCATCGGCGCCGACGTGCCGGGCATGCCGCGGATGCTCAAGTGGCTCTCGCCGCTGGTTCCGCTGGTGGCCGGCCCGCTGCCGGTAGCGTTCTTCATCGGCGTGCTCGCCGGTGAGGAGCCCATCGACCACACGCAGAAAAACGTTCTGCGCGAGGGCAAGTCGCTGCACCCCATCATGGAACGAGTGATGGCGATCCACGTGGCCGAGGAAGCCCGCCACATCTCGTTCGCCCACGAGTTCCTGCGCAAGCGGGTGCCGGAATTGACCAAGCGGCAGCGGTTCTGGACCGCCCTGTACCTGCCGCTGACCATGAAGGCGCTGTGTCGCGCAATCGTGGTGCCGCCCAAGGCGTTCTGGCGCGAATTCGACATCCCGCGCGACGTCAAGAAGGAACTGTTCTTCCGGTCGCCGGAATCGCGAAAGTGGTTGAGCGACATGTTCGGTGACGTGCGGATGCTGGCCTACGACACCGGCCTGATGGAGACGCGCTCGGCGCGGTTGATGTGGCGGTTGTGCAAGATCAACGGCAAGCCGTCGCGGTACCGCAGCGAGCCGCAGCGCCAGCACCTTGCCGCCGTCCCGGCCGCGTAA
- a CDS encoding FAD-dependent oxidoreductase gives MPHVITQSCCNDGSCVFACPVNCIHPTPDEPGFATSEMLHIDPVACVDCGACVSACPVGAIAPDTRLDSKQLPFIEINASFYPERPKGEKPPPTSKLASVIPAAEVHARRRPLTVAIVGSGPAAMYAADELLTQRDVRVNVFEKLPTPYGLVRAGVAPDHQNTKRVTRLFDRVASDRRFRFYLNVEVGNQLSHADLLAHHHAVLYAVGAPDDRRLDIEGMGLPGTGTATELVAWINGHPDFAGLPVDLSHERVVIVGNGNVALDVARLLTSDPDDLARTDIADHALAAFRGSAVREVVIAARRGPAQSAFTLPELIGLTGSSEVVLSAADHQLVAAELATASDALTKRKLEILSTLGDDSAPSQRPRIRLAYRLTPKRVLGDQRATGMEFSVTGTDETRRLETGLVLTSIGYRGKPIRDLPYDESSAVVPNDGGRVVDPASGRPVPGAYVAGWIKRGPSGFIGTNKSCSLQTVQALVADFNAGKLTDPVAKPDALRRLVYDRQPDAIDAAGWRAIDAAEIARGSDAGRPRNKFTDVSAMLAAAGAAEPAPPQRRRLLDRLLG, from the coding sequence ATGCCGCACGTTATTACCCAGTCGTGCTGTAACGACGGGTCCTGCGTTTTCGCGTGCCCGGTGAATTGCATTCACCCGACACCGGACGAGCCCGGCTTCGCCACCTCGGAGATGCTCCACATCGATCCGGTGGCGTGCGTGGACTGCGGTGCCTGCGTGAGCGCATGCCCCGTCGGCGCCATCGCGCCCGACACCCGGCTGGACTCAAAGCAGCTGCCCTTCATCGAGATCAACGCTTCCTTCTATCCGGAGCGGCCGAAGGGCGAGAAGCCGCCGCCGACGTCGAAGCTGGCATCAGTGATCCCGGCCGCCGAGGTGCACGCCCGTCGAAGGCCGCTGACGGTGGCCATCGTCGGGTCGGGGCCGGCGGCCATGTATGCCGCCGACGAACTGCTGACCCAGCGCGACGTGCGCGTCAACGTCTTCGAAAAGCTGCCCACGCCTTACGGTTTGGTGCGGGCCGGGGTGGCGCCGGATCACCAGAACACCAAGCGCGTCACCCGGCTGTTCGACAGGGTCGCCAGTGATCGCCGGTTCCGGTTCTATCTCAACGTCGAGGTCGGCAACCAGTTGAGCCACGCGGACCTGCTGGCTCATCACCACGCCGTGCTGTACGCCGTCGGTGCACCCGATGACCGCCGGCTGGACATCGAGGGCATGGGCCTGCCGGGGACCGGAACCGCAACCGAATTGGTCGCGTGGATCAACGGACATCCCGACTTCGCCGGTCTGCCAGTCGATCTCAGCCACGAGCGGGTCGTGATCGTCGGTAACGGCAACGTCGCCCTCGATGTTGCCCGGTTACTCACCTCCGATCCCGACGACCTGGCCCGCACGGACATCGCCGACCACGCGCTGGCGGCCTTCCGAGGCTCGGCGGTGCGCGAGGTGGTGATCGCCGCCCGGCGCGGGCCCGCCCAGTCGGCGTTCACGTTGCCCGAGCTGATCGGGCTCACCGGCAGCTCCGAGGTGGTGCTCAGCGCGGCCGACCATCAGCTGGTGGCGGCCGAGCTCGCGACCGCGTCGGACGCCCTGACCAAGCGCAAGCTGGAAATCTTGAGCACGCTCGGCGACGATTCCGCGCCGTCGCAGCGACCCAGGATCAGGCTGGCGTATCGGCTCACCCCGAAGCGGGTACTGGGGGACCAGCGCGCCACCGGCATGGAGTTCTCCGTCACCGGGACCGACGAGACGCGCCGGTTGGAAACGGGTCTGGTACTGACGTCGATCGGCTACCGCGGCAAGCCGATTCGCGACCTTCCCTATGACGAATCGTCGGCTGTCGTGCCGAACGACGGGGGCCGCGTCGTCGACCCCGCCTCCGGACGGCCGGTGCCCGGCGCATACGTCGCGGGCTGGATCAAGCGGGGCCCCAGCGGTTTCATCGGCACCAACAAATCCTGTTCGTTGCAGACCGTGCAGGCTCTGGTCGCCGACTTCAACGCAGGCAAGCTGACCGATCCGGTCGCCAAACCCGACGCGCTGCGCCGCCTGGTGTACGACCGTCAGCCCGACGCGATCGATGCTGCGGGATGGCGCGCCATCGACGCCGCCGAAATCGCACGCGGCAGCGACGCCGGCCGGCCCCGCAACAAGTTCACCGACGTGTCCGCCATGCTCGCGGCCGCGGGCGCCGCGGAGCCGGCGCCGCCGCAGCGACGCCGGCTGCTGGATCGGCTGCTCGGCTAG
- a CDS encoding VOC family protein, whose amino-acid sequence MAINIEPALSPHLVVDDAAAAIDFYGKAFGAQEIGRVPRPDGKLVHAAVRINGFTVMLNDDFPEVCGGKSMTPTSLGGTPVTIHLTVTDVDASFQRALDAGATVVTPLDDQFWGDRYGMVADPFGHHWSMGQPVREVSMEEISAAMSGQGAG is encoded by the coding sequence ATGGCGATCAACATCGAACCGGCACTGTCCCCGCACCTGGTGGTCGACGACGCCGCCGCGGCCATCGATTTCTATGGCAAGGCTTTTGGGGCACAGGAGATCGGGCGCGTGCCCCGTCCCGACGGCAAACTGGTGCACGCCGCGGTGCGCATCAACGGCTTCACGGTGATGCTCAACGACGACTTCCCGGAGGTGTGTGGCGGCAAGTCGATGACGCCGACGTCGCTCGGCGGCACCCCCGTCACGATCCACCTGACCGTCACCGACGTCGACGCCAGCTTCCAGCGGGCGCTGGATGCCGGTGCCACGGTGGTGACACCGTTGGACGACCAGTTCTGGGGCGACCGCTACGGCATGGTCGCCGACCCGTTCGGCCACCATTGGTCGATGGGGCAGCCGGTCCGCGAGGTCAGCATGGAAGAGATCTCGGCGGCGATGTCCGGCCAGGGAGCCGGTTAG
- a CDS encoding citrate synthase 2, which produces MTVVPEDFVPGLEGVVAFTTEIAEPDKDGGALRYRGVDIEDLVSQHVTFGDVWALLVDGKFGRGLPPAEPFPLPIHTGDVRVDVQAGLAMLAPIWGYKPLLDTEDSVARDQLARASVMALSYVAQSARGIYQPAVPQRIIDECETVTARFMTRWQGEPDPRHVEAIDAYWVSAAEHGMNASTFTARVIASTGADVAASLSGAIGAMSGPLHGGAPARVLPMIEEVERTGDARALVKRILDSGDKLMGFGHRVYRAEDPRARVLRATAQRLGAPRHEVAVALEQAALAELRERRPDRAIETNVEFWAAVMLDFARVPANMMPAMFTCGRTAGWCAHILEQKGLGKLVRPSAIYVGPGPRSPESVEGWDRSLTNA; this is translated from the coding sequence ATGACTGTGGTCCCCGAAGACTTTGTCCCCGGCCTGGAAGGCGTGGTCGCCTTCACCACCGAAATTGCCGAGCCGGATAAAGACGGCGGTGCGCTGCGCTACCGCGGCGTCGACATCGAAGACCTGGTGAGCCAGCACGTCACCTTCGGTGACGTGTGGGCGTTGCTGGTCGACGGCAAGTTCGGCCGCGGGCTGCCGCCCGCCGAGCCGTTCCCACTGCCCATCCACACCGGCGACGTCCGCGTCGACGTGCAGGCGGGACTGGCGATGCTGGCCCCGATCTGGGGGTACAAGCCGCTGCTGGACACCGAGGACTCCGTCGCCCGCGACCAGCTGGCCCGGGCGTCGGTGATGGCGCTGTCCTACGTCGCACAGTCCGCGCGCGGCATCTACCAGCCCGCCGTGCCGCAGCGGATCATCGACGAATGCGAAACCGTCACCGCCCGTTTCATGACGCGGTGGCAGGGCGAGCCGGATCCACGCCACGTCGAAGCGATTGACGCATACTGGGTCTCGGCCGCCGAGCACGGGATGAACGCCTCGACGTTCACCGCCCGGGTGATCGCCTCGACCGGCGCCGACGTGGCGGCGTCGTTGTCCGGGGCGATCGGGGCGATGAGCGGGCCGCTGCACGGTGGCGCGCCGGCGCGGGTGCTGCCGATGATCGAAGAGGTCGAGCGCACCGGCGACGCGCGTGCCCTGGTGAAAAGGATTCTGGACAGCGGCGACAAGCTGATGGGCTTCGGCCACCGGGTCTACCGCGCGGAGGACCCGCGGGCCCGAGTGCTGCGCGCCACCGCCCAACGGCTGGGCGCCCCCCGCCACGAGGTCGCGGTCGCGCTGGAGCAGGCGGCCCTGGCCGAGTTGCGCGAGCGCCGTCCGGACCGGGCGATCGAGACCAACGTCGAGTTCTGGGCCGCGGTGATGCTGGACTTCGCCCGGGTGCCGGCCAACATGATGCCGGCGATGTTCACCTGCGGCCGCACCGCCGGGTGGTGCGCGCACATCCTCGAGCAGAAGGGGCTGGGCAAGCTGGTCCGGCCGTCGGCCATCTATGTGGGCCCCGGCCCGCGCAGCCCGGAATCCGTCGAGGGCTGGGACCGCAGTCTCACCAACGCCTGA
- the pdxH gene encoding pyridoxamine 5'-phosphate oxidase, translating into MAGPDDEHLQRMRVEYGSVEKDGSPDLDADWLRDGWVSLLRKWIDDAERSGVAEPNALVLATVTADGKPASRSVLCKSVDETGITFFTNYDSAKGDDLAATAYASATFPWYQLGRQVHIRGPVSKVTAQVTEDYWSKRPRGSQLGAWASHQSQPIASRAALLDQLGEVTARFADREHVPVPPGWGGYLIAPELVEFWQGRENRLHNRIRITGDRVERLQP; encoded by the coding sequence ATGGCAGGACCAGACGACGAGCACCTGCAAAGAATGCGTGTGGAGTACGGGTCAGTGGAAAAAGACGGCAGTCCAGATCTCGACGCGGATTGGTTGCGCGACGGCTGGGTTTCGTTGTTGCGCAAATGGATCGACGACGCCGAGCGCTCGGGTGTGGCCGAACCCAACGCGTTGGTGCTGGCCACCGTCACCGCCGACGGCAAGCCCGCGAGCCGGTCGGTCTTGTGCAAGAGCGTGGACGAGACCGGAATCACTTTTTTCACCAACTATGACTCGGCCAAGGGCGACGATCTCGCGGCGACAGCGTATGCGTCGGCGACGTTTCCCTGGTACCAGCTCGGCCGTCAGGTCCACATCCGTGGGCCGGTGAGCAAGGTCACCGCCCAGGTCACCGAGGACTACTGGTCCAAGCGGCCGCGCGGGTCGCAGCTGGGCGCGTGGGCGTCGCACCAATCGCAACCGATCGCGTCGCGGGCGGCCCTGCTCGACCAGCTGGGCGAGGTGACCGCTCGCTTCGCCGACCGCGAGCATGTCCCGGTCCCGCCGGGCTGGGGTGGCTATCTCATCGCCCCGGAACTGGTCGAGTTCTGGCAGGGCCGGGAAAACCGATTGCACAACCGCATCCGCATAACCGGAGATCGGGTGGAGCGCCTGCAGCCCTAA
- a CDS encoding citrate synthase, whose product MADTDDTATLKYPGGETDLQIVSATEGADGIALGSLLYKTGYTTFDNGFVNTAACKSSITYIDGDAGILRYRGIPIEQLAEKSTFIEVSYLLIYGELPSKEQLADFTKRIQLHTMLHEDLKRFFDGFPRNAHPMPVLSSAVNALSAYYPDSLDPMDTEDVELSTIRLLAKLPTIAAYAYKKSVGQPFLYPDNSLSLVENFLRMTFGLPAEPYEADPEIVRALDMLLILHADHEQNCSTSTVRLVGSSQANLFTSISGGINALWGPLHGGANQAVLEMLEKIRQSDDDVSEFVRKVKNREEGVKLMGFGHRVYKNYDPRARIVKEQADKILAKLGGDDDLLDIAKQLEEAALTDDYFIERKLYPNVDFYTGLIYRALGFPTRMFTVLFALGRLPGWIAHWREMHDEGDSKIGRPRQIYTGYTERDYVTIDARK is encoded by the coding sequence GTGGCAGACACCGACGACACCGCCACTTTGAAGTACCCGGGTGGCGAGACCGACCTGCAGATCGTCAGCGCCACGGAGGGCGCCGACGGCATCGCGCTGGGCTCGCTGTTGTACAAGACCGGCTACACGACGTTCGACAACGGCTTCGTCAACACCGCCGCGTGCAAGAGCTCCATCACTTACATCGACGGCGACGCGGGCATTCTGCGCTACCGCGGGATCCCGATCGAGCAGCTCGCCGAGAAGTCGACCTTCATCGAGGTGAGCTACCTCTTGATCTACGGCGAACTGCCGAGCAAGGAGCAGCTGGCCGATTTCACCAAGCGGATCCAACTGCACACCATGCTGCACGAGGATCTCAAGCGTTTCTTCGACGGCTTCCCGCGCAATGCCCATCCGATGCCGGTGTTGTCCAGCGCCGTCAACGCGCTATCGGCCTACTACCCGGATTCGCTTGACCCGATGGACACCGAGGACGTCGAGCTGTCCACGATTCGCCTGCTGGCCAAGCTGCCGACCATCGCGGCCTACGCCTACAAGAAGTCGGTCGGCCAGCCCTTCCTGTACCCGGACAACTCACTGTCGCTGGTGGAGAACTTCCTGCGCATGACGTTCGGGCTGCCCGCGGAGCCCTACGAGGCGGACCCCGAAATCGTTCGGGCGCTGGACATGCTGCTCATCCTGCACGCCGACCACGAACAGAACTGTTCGACATCGACGGTCCGGCTGGTGGGGTCGTCGCAGGCCAACCTGTTCACCTCGATCTCCGGAGGCATCAACGCGCTGTGGGGCCCGCTGCACGGCGGCGCCAACCAGGCGGTGCTCGAGATGCTCGAGAAGATCCGCCAAAGCGACGACGACGTCAGCGAGTTCGTCCGCAAGGTGAAGAACCGCGAAGAGGGCGTCAAGCTGATGGGCTTTGGCCACCGGGTCTACAAGAACTACGACCCGCGCGCCCGCATCGTCAAGGAGCAGGCGGACAAGATTCTGGCCAAGCTCGGCGGCGACGACGACCTGCTGGACATCGCCAAGCAGCTCGAAGAGGCCGCGCTCACCGACGACTACTTCATCGAGCGCAAGCTCTACCCCAACGTCGACTTCTACACCGGTCTGATCTACCGGGCGCTGGGCTTCCCGACCCGGATGTTCACCGTCCTGTTCGCGCTGGGCCGACTGCCCGGCTGGATCGCGCACTGGCGTGAGATGCACGACGAGGGCGACAGCAAGATCGGCCGCCCGCGCCAGATCTACACCGGCTACACCGAGCGCGACTACGTCACCATCGACGCGCGTAAGTAG